A genomic segment from Corylus avellana chromosome ca5, CavTom2PMs-1.0 encodes:
- the LOC132183443 gene encoding G-type lectin S-receptor-like serine/threonine-protein kinase At4g03230 produces the protein MSLIDYAWILWIENKVLDLVDQTLCEVCNADQFVKYINIGLLCVQDDPHDRPTMSNVVTMLGSEAAVPTPKQPTFFRRTGLSNTTNFSTRPQKHTKSTISEIYDEVHNESQKRVREKKTNEALEQHLVLKYDKLYYNGLYLEECKTP, from the exons ATGAGTCTTATAGATTAT GCATGGATATTGTGGATAGAAAACAAGGTGCTGGATTTAGTGGACCAAACTCTATGTGAAGTTTGCAATGCAGATCAATTCGTGAAGTACATAAATATTGGACTCTTATGTGTACAAGACGACCCACATGACCGCCCCACCATGTCAAATGTTGTTACCATGCTTGGCAGTGAAGCTGCAGTTCCAACTCCAAAACAGCCAACTTTTTTTCGAAGGACAGGTCTTTCCAACACAACTAATTTTTCAACTAGACCGCAAAAACATACAAAATCAACTATTAGTGAAATATATGATGAGGTGCATAATGAAAGTcaaaagagagtgagagagaaaaagaccAATGAAGCTTTAGAGCAACATCTTGTATTAAAGTATGATAAACTATATTACAATGGTCTTTATTTAGAGGAATGCAAGACACCATAA